The Pseudobdellovibrionaceae bacterium genomic sequence CATCGGGGTCAATAAAACTAATACTAATGTTAGGCCTTTTAGATAAAATATTTTGAAACAAAGCCCATGTTCCACCGTAAATAGTATTAGAACTTATCATGTGCCCGCCATTTAAAAGAAGCTGTTCTACGGTGCAACTAATAGCAGCCATACCAGAGGCTACTCCAAAAGCAGCTTCTGTATATTCCATTGCCGCTAATTTTTGAGCAAAGGCTACCACAGTGGGGTTAGAATGCCGACTATACAAATAACAACCTTGCAACTCCCCTTGAAATACTTTTTCCATATCTTCAGTGTTTAAAAAAGTAGAGGTGCAAGAGTGATCAATAACAGGGGTTACCCCTCCCTCTTCTCCAAAGTGCTGAATATCACGAATGGCCTGTATATTTTTTTTACTGGTATTGTCTGACATAATAATTTTAACTCATTTGTAAGTTGTTTTTTTTATTTGTTTTTTTTAAAAAATAGATGGTTTCACAAAAACCTTTTTCTTAATTGCTGTCAACGGGCTCTGTAATTTTTGCTTAACTATTATTTGTATCAAACTGATACAACAAAAAAGAAGCATTTAAGCCTTTATTACCCCTGGCCGATAGACTAGAAGAGGATAAAGATAAAATATTTACTGTTTGCACATTTAAATTCAACGAGGATACGCAAGTGAACATAACAGATATCAAAATTTTACTAGTTAATGAAGAAAGACTAAAAGCCTATGTTAGCATAATATTTGATAACTGCTTTATAGTTAAAGATTTAAAAATTATACAAGGGCCTAGCAATTTATTTGTAGCCATGCCCAGCAAGAAATTAAAAGACAATAGCTTTAAAGATATTGCCCACCCTTTAAACAAAGAGTCTCGGCTAGCCATAGAAAAATTAATTTTTGAAGAATACAAAAAAACATTGCAATCTATTAATCAGTCTTTAGATCAAATTACTGAAGAAAAATGAATTTGACTTAAGTACTTAGTAGTCAGCTTATTTCTTCCCTTCTTTTTAGATTTATACAAAGCCTCGTCAGAAAAATACAAAACCGCTTTAGAAAATTGCGCCTTTGTACTTTTTAATTTTTGTATTTTTTTGATGTCTACAAAACTTAAACCCATACTAGTGCTTAATTGTATTTTTGAAGTGTCTTGCAAAAAAATATAGCTGGCTATTGTTTTTCTAAAATCTTCTGCCCAGCGATGCACTTCTTTTTTTGTTCCATAAATTACAGAAAAAAATTCATCACCACCATAACGAGCGGCAAAACTTTTTGTGTTTGGTAAACTTTTCTTTAATAGTTTAGCAAACTCAGATAACACAAAACTGCCAAATAAATGACTGTTGCCATCATTAACCAATTTAAAATGATCTAAATCTAACATACAAAAACCATAACCCAAGGCCTCACCTTGTTTAGTTAATAACTCGGCAGCGGGTGTTTTTTTATTATTATATTTTTTAAAAATATTTTCTGTTTTTTTATAAGCTTGTTCCATTATAAACAATTGTGTTAAAGCGTCGGTAATGGCTAATTTTTTTAAAAATTTATTAGCCTCTTCTAAATCATTTCTCATAGATTTAATACGCCATTGCGCAGCCACTCTGGCCATTAGCTCGCGAGCATCAAAAGGTTTGACCAAATAATCATCAGCCCCCTTGTCTAAACCTTCAATTACCTCTAGTCGGTCAGACCTTCCTGTTAAAAAAATAACGGGAATGTATTTTCTTTTTTGCCGCAACTCCTCTAGCACCTTAAACCCATTTATTTTAGGCATATCAATATCTAAAATGACTAACTCTGGAGAAGTGGTTTTTAAAGTTTTTATAGCTTTTATAGGAGATGAGAAGCTTAAAACATCATGGCCTTGCCACTCTAAACACCCAGAAACTAAATTTAAAATGTGCGGATCATCATCAATTATAAAAATAGCCATTTTTTAACTCCTTATTTACAATATATTATTAGTATGCGACTATTTCAATTGTTAAAACAAGGTTCTTTATGGTTTATAATTGTTCAAAGATAGAAAAAAAATGGCAAGATAAATGGGCTGCAGAGCGCTGCTTTGAAGCAGAAGATAATTCTAAAAAACCCAAATACTATGCCTTAGATATGTTTCCTTACCCCTCTGGCTACGGATTGCATGTGGGTCATATTGCCTCTTATACCCCTGCTGATGTTTTATCTCGATATAAACGCAGTTTAGGCTTTAATGTTTTACATCCCATAGGCTATGATGCCTTTGGCCTACCCGCCGAACAACACGCTATTCAAACCGGAGTTCATCCCGAAGAAACAACAAAAGCGGCCATTGAAAATTTTAAAAGACAATTGCAATCCTTTGGCTTTAGCTTTGACTGGTCGAGAGAAATTTCTACCTGTGATAAGGATTTTTATAAATGGACACAATATATTTTTTTAATTTTGTTAAAAAAGGGCCTGGCCTACCAAAAAGAAGTTCCCGTTAACTGGTGCCCTGGTTTAAAAACGGTGCTGGCCAATGAAGAAGTGGTTGATGGAAAAAGTGAAAGAGGAGGGCACCCTGTTTTTAAGAAGCCCATGAAACAGTGGATGCTAAAAATTACAGACTATGCAGAAGAACTACTAAACGACTTAGACACTTTAGATTGGCCTCAAAAAACCAAAGACATGCAGCGGCACTGGATTGGTAAAAGTGTGGGTGCAAACATCTGCTTTAAAACCGAAAATACAGACGATGTAATTTCTGTTTTTACTACTAGGCCCGATACTATATTTGGAGTTAGCTTTATTGTTTTAGCTCCAGAACACTTACTAAGCCTATCTATTTGCACGGAAGAAAAAAAGCAAGAAGTAAAAACTTATATCGAAAAAGCCAGTAGCATTAGCGAGTTGGATAGAAAAAGTAACACTATAAAGCAAGGTGTTTTTACGGGAACTTATGCCGTACACCCTCTTACAAAAAAACTATTGCCTATTTGGATTGCTGATTATGTGTTAATGGATTATGGCTCTGGGGCTATTATGGCAGTGCCTGCTCACGACCAACGCGATTATGACTTTGCCACTAAATATCAATTAGATATTTTACCAGTATTAAAAAGCAATGAATTAAAAACAACATTACCCTTTACCGAAGAAGGCAGCTTAATTAATTCTAAACACCTAAATGGCCTTTCTAAAACTGCGGCCATTACAGAAATAATTAAGACCATAGAAGAAAAAAAAATAGGAAAAAAAGAAGTCCAATACAAATTAAGAGATTGGTTATTTAGCAGACAACGGTACTGGGGAGAGCCTTTTCCTGTAGTGCACACTAATGGTGGTCAGTGCGTAGGAGTTTCTCATGAAGAGTTACCCGTTAGTCTTCCGCAAACGCCCAACTATGAACCCACAGATACCGGCGAGGCTCCCTTGGCTAGAATTGAAGAATTTGTTAATTATTCTTACAATGGCATTACAGGAAAAAGAGAAACCGACACCATGCCTGGGTCGGCAGGGTCTTCTTGGTATTTTTTACGCTACACCGATCCACACAATAATAAAGAAGCCTTTAGTTTTGATAAACAAAAATATTGGATGCCCGTAGATTTATATGTAGGAGGAAGTGAGCATAGCGTTGGTCATTTACTGTATTCTCGATTTTGGCAAAAAGTATTATTTAATGCAGGCCTAAGTTCTTACAAAGAACCTTTTAAAAAATTAGTTCATCAAGGAGTAGTTATTGGTCCTGATGGGCAAAGAATGTCTAAATCTAAGGGTAATGTTGTTAGCGCTGATGATGTTAAAAATAATATCGGAGCCGATGCCACCAGAGCCTACATTTGTTTTATGGGACCTTTTGAAAAAGATAAGCTTTGGAACAGCGACGGGGCCGAAGGAATTAAAAAATTTTTAGAGCGTTACTACAGGCTTTGTCTAGATGAAAAAGGGAATGCCATTACAGAAAACTTAAGTCCCAACCAAATTTCTCCACTCTTATTAAAACTATATCACAAAACTGTTAAAAAAGTGGGACAAGATATTGAAACCATGAATTTTAATACTGCCCTTAGCAGTCTTATGGTTTTAACTAACCAACTGTATAAAGAAAATGTAAAACCGCATTTTATACTCCAGGCCATGTGCCAACTTTTAATGCCCTTTACCCCTCACTTGAGTGAAGAAATTTGGGAAAGGCTAGGGCAAACTGGCCTTGTGTCTTTAGCTCAGTGGCCAAAATATGACGAAGAGCTTACCAAAGAAAACAGCATGCAAATGGGCGTGCAAGTAAATGGAAAAATGCGTGGTCTTATTGAAGTCACTCAACAAACCTCCCAAGAAGAAGCTGTAAAAAAAGCAGAAACATTAAAGCCTTATACTCAGGCTTTACAAGATAAAAAAATATTGAAAATTATTTATAAACCCGGAAAAATTTTAAACATTATTACTTCTCGGTAAATATTTTTAGTTAAAAATCCAAATCTTCACTCGACGAAGACCGCTCTTCGGGATCTACTCCCAGTAAACGGTAATTAGAGTAATAAGAGGAATTATCTTCTCCTATACAAGTATAGTTTTGCATAGAAGAAAAATTATTTTCATAAACCTGTTTAGCTTTAGGTTTATCAGAGCAATAAGCATAAGCGGTATAAATTAAAAGGTGTTGATTTTTTGCTGTGATAATAGAGTAAGAAGAAGATTCATTGTTCGCGTTCACTATTTTTTCCTGTTTTTTAGAATACTTTACCACTTTTTTTTGCTGAAGATTAACCTTGCAAGATTGTTCTTTTGCAACAAAAGAAGATACAAAATACACTGGCATATCATTGACTTGCATTTGGTCTGCTTTTATCTGTAACAAGTTACAAGACTGCTTATTATCATCAAGAAAAGAATAAGAATTATAACAAAGCCAAATCATTTTAGCTGTTGTAGAAGTCCAGTTATTTTTGTCAATATAATCGATTCTAGATTGCTCATTGGGAAGCATGTAGGTGTCCTCTCCCCACTGCTTTTGTACATAATTGCACTGATTTTTTTCTACCAGTTGTTTTTCATAAAAATCTATAGAGAAGAAATGAGAGTTATCTGCCGCTAAAACATAGGTATCCATATACCTCTGTATCAAAAGATTTTTGTTCTCTGGCCCAGAATAAGGAATCACATACAATTCTTGAGCGCTAACACAAGTTTTTTTTTCATCTTTATACAGCTTCATACTACAGCCTTGAAAAGCATCTGTGTTTTTCGATAAAACGCTATTTTGTATATATTTTTCCATTGCGTTATACAGGTTTTTAGTACTAATGCCATTAGCAGACTGTTGTGCAAAGTGCTGAGTTATATTTTCCATATCTTTAAATGTTTGAATATTAAAGTTTGTTTCTTCGTTTCCTGGTAAAGTTTTTATAGGAAAAATAGGGGTCTTTTGGCTCTGAGACTGCTTAAACCTTTTCTGATAAAGGCTATTTAATTGAAGGGACAAGCTTTTTCCTTGTGCATAAGAAAAAACCCCTTCTACTAAAAAACAACTTACTAATATAATTTTAAACACTTTACATCCTATGTTATTTAATTACTAACCGTGAAACTATCACCCATAAGCCTAATAGAGCAAAA encodes the following:
- a CDS encoding response regulator codes for the protein MAIFIIDDDPHILNLVSGCLEWQGHDVLSFSSPIKAIKTLKTTSPELVILDIDMPKINGFKVLEELRQKRKYIPVIFLTGRSDRLEVIEGLDKGADDYLVKPFDARELMARVAAQWRIKSMRNDLEEANKFLKKLAITDALTQLFIMEQAYKKTENIFKKYNNKKTPAAELLTKQGEALGYGFCMLDLDHFKLVNDGNSHLFGSFVLSEFAKLLKKSLPNTKSFAARYGGDEFFSVIYGTKKEVHRWAEDFRKTIASYIFLQDTSKIQLSTSMGLSFVDIKKIQKLKSTKAQFSKAVLYFSDEALYKSKKKGRNKLTTKYLSQIHFSSVI
- the spoVG gene encoding septation regulator SpoVG, whose protein sequence is MNITDIKILLVNEERLKAYVSIIFDNCFIVKDLKIIQGPSNLFVAMPSKKLKDNSFKDIAHPLNKESRLAIEKLIFEEYKKTLQSINQSLDQITEEK
- a CDS encoding leucine--tRNA ligase; the protein is MVYNCSKIEKKWQDKWAAERCFEAEDNSKKPKYYALDMFPYPSGYGLHVGHIASYTPADVLSRYKRSLGFNVLHPIGYDAFGLPAEQHAIQTGVHPEETTKAAIENFKRQLQSFGFSFDWSREISTCDKDFYKWTQYIFLILLKKGLAYQKEVPVNWCPGLKTVLANEEVVDGKSERGGHPVFKKPMKQWMLKITDYAEELLNDLDTLDWPQKTKDMQRHWIGKSVGANICFKTENTDDVISVFTTRPDTIFGVSFIVLAPEHLLSLSICTEEKKQEVKTYIEKASSISELDRKSNTIKQGVFTGTYAVHPLTKKLLPIWIADYVLMDYGSGAIMAVPAHDQRDYDFATKYQLDILPVLKSNELKTTLPFTEEGSLINSKHLNGLSKTAAITEIIKTIEEKKIGKKEVQYKLRDWLFSRQRYWGEPFPVVHTNGGQCVGVSHEELPVSLPQTPNYEPTDTGEAPLARIEEFVNYSYNGITGKRETDTMPGSAGSSWYFLRYTDPHNNKEAFSFDKQKYWMPVDLYVGGSEHSVGHLLYSRFWQKVLFNAGLSSYKEPFKKLVHQGVVIGPDGQRMSKSKGNVVSADDVKNNIGADATRAYICFMGPFEKDKLWNSDGAEGIKKFLERYYRLCLDEKGNAITENLSPNQISPLLLKLYHKTVKKVGQDIETMNFNTALSSLMVLTNQLYKENVKPHFILQAMCQLLMPFTPHLSEEIWERLGQTGLVSLAQWPKYDEELTKENSMQMGVQVNGKMRGLIEVTQQTSQEEAVKKAETLKPYTQALQDKKILKIIYKPGKILNIITSR